cagggtagtatttttttaaatgtttattttttgtatctttttataaaaaataaattgcactgTTACGCAGTATGGTACGGTGCCGGTACGGCACCggcacggggaactctgatctctgacaggcggggaaggtctgcgcgatggacgcagaaacccccactgctagccacacctgCTTCTGGCtgcacgctgccccggctacatgacaggggagtcagaagcactggtaagttgggggaggtagtgttaaatggggggcataaggcatttctggaggcagagtgctctatgaaatgccttttaacccccttaatgccactttgcctccagaaatgccttttcaaccctctatacaccactctgcctcctgaaatgacttacacctccctatatgccacactgccccataatatgccttttaacccccttaatgccagagtggcatatagggtaataaggcatttctggaggcagagtgtcacataggggttaaaaggcgtatcagggaggcagagtggcatatagggggtataaggcatttttgggggtagagtggcatttagagggttaaaaggcatatcctggggcacagtggcatatagggggtataaggcatttctggggcagagtgacaagcctgggggcagatgtgcataactgggggggggcaggttggaaaatagaaagaaataaaactacaatatttttctcaatcatagcttttattaaaaaaatagtttacatgaattaacatttactggtaaaacttttttcctatagggtcgtcttatattcaggcttttttcccctaaattaatattcagatttggggggtcatcttataatcgagcaaatacggtatatattttttgtccaattttggtgtgtttacAAACACTGTCATTAAAGGAAACAGATCAAAATTGGAGagaaaattcaataacaatattacaaagatatatatatatatatatatatatatatatatatattatattattgctaacagcaatcacactcctaccatgcccaggcaaccagtacatgctagaacctgggcatgatcgtgtgattgctgttagcaatcacactcctatcatgctaagtcagccaatacatgctggaatctgggtgtgcctgggcatgataggagagtgattgctgttaatcgtatatataaatattgttattgaatttttttgtccaattttggggtggtacttttattaaaagtgtgtttgttttttttgaaaccCATAAGCTCTAGtccccccctaaaaaaaaacaaacctacaAAACCATCCCGATCAAAAACCTTTTACATTTTAGCTCGCATTTGCAGGACGAAGGGGATAAAATCTGGCCAGGATTGCCAAAGTAAATCCAGCTTTTCTGCAGGGATGTGGAGAAGCAGGTATTGTgagaataatggttaaacatacaaaGCTTGAgtttttatggtgtaaaataacCCTTGTTGTGAAGAGGTTAACTGCAGTACTGTACAAAGAAGAGCAGCACTAAAAAAGTTTAACTTGTATTGCCCCAACAAACATCCTTTAACAGCAGACCAGGTGCAATAGGTTAAAATATTATTGGGGAACAAAAATGTAGGAATTTTTCGACCCCTGCTCTAGAGGCATATTTTAACCACTATGAACCTCAGCATTCAGGTGTAAATGATAACTCTCtacaagaaaaaaggaaatccaCATTTCTACTGCTACTACTTTTACTCTTAAAGAGGATCTCTTGGGTCTTCCTCACAAACACTAGAAGTCATCAGCAAACCAGGTATACCTTGATTTGTGTGGGGAGGGAGAAGTTGAACTTTGTGATCTTTGTTGGGCtaacacagaaaacaaattagATTCAGATAAGCTTTTGGGATCTCTGCGATCTCTTCCGCCTAAGATTTTCATCACATAAGTTTCAGAAGTGGCCGTCttttatgttggcccaataaacgGCAGCACCTGTAGCGAAACGCTTAGAAATACCTGTACCCATATTCCATTCCTTCCAATGCCTTGATGAAGCCTGTGAAATTATGGCTACcttttgaagaaagaaaaaatgttctGTCTAACAATTCCATAAAGCAGTTCTTGCAACCCACAAAACTTTTCATCTGAAAAGTATCTCTAGTATGCGTGATACTCAATTCAGCATTTTTACCTGGACAAAGGCAATGATGGACGGAAAGAAATCGTGACtgcaaataatatttgaaaatcTATTACAGATCATGcgatattatattacattgccTAGTATGAAAAAATAACTCATACAAAAGGTATTCAAACTAttgaatttataataaaaaaaaagtacaaaaaatgtgcacatatttacaaaaggcttataaaagaaaatatacccAAGTTACACACGTTTaaaaatagtataatatatGCATGCAGAACAACTAATACATAACGTTAAAAGACGTGGAAGTTTAACATTGCCACTTTCACTTATACGTACAAGAACTGAAATGTGAGAGGAAATTCTGTGGTCCAATAACATTTTGTggaaacaaactaaaataaataagttaacaGATGCCTGCATTATGGCAGTCTCCATTGCAAAATCCGCCATTCCTTTTGTGCTTGTCAAGATTATATTTGAATTTTCTAGCAATTAAAAGCAGTACATAGTACTGAATTCATTAAACTTTCCTATAAACACTAAAGTCCGAGTACCAGAAGGTGGGCAATGCATTATATTGCAGAATGCTGTAAACACTCAGTTATTCAATACTACTTGTAGCGATATGGATGTAACACTATAATAAACATAAGGCACAAAACCAACACTCAATATTAAAGTTAATGCCATGAAGACATCAGTGGCACCAATGAGGACCGCAAAAGTGGTTTTGGGAGCAGGTAGGTAAACGTGTTCACCTACAAATACCTATTTATGCTTtgcataagaaaaaaatactttaaactcGTACTAAATTGTACCGCTGTTACGTATACTATGTTAACAGAACACATTGTGTTTATAGGTTTACTTCATCAATGCTTTGCAATATGGGCTTTTGGATCACGTGATTTCTGCCAGTTTTAAGCACGCCAGTATTTCCTGATGTAGCCGGAAACGCTGAAGAAACATGTGCTGCTTCTTTTCCAAACAGACTGATTTTAGCATCCATTTCAATGGCTTTAGCTAAACAAGACGCATACGATTCCAGGGGACaatcagaaatgcttttttctGTCGGCACTGGGTGAACATCTGCAAAGAAATGCATAAACGTGTCTTAAGAACGCAACCACCACAAAAATACCACATCCTGGAGCTTtacagggtttattcactaacaaCGCAGTACACAGAAGAGGTAATCAAGAAAGGTTGCATTAACCCTGAGAGGTGAGCGTTAAAATGTTATGCAAACTGGGTTTGTGTATACTGCACAGTTGTGTCAtagcgtacacacacacacacacgcctaaTTTACATTACTgctataaagaaacattttattaaaagccaactggtcaaaaaacaaaaattataacatgTTAGGAAATTATGATATGGTAAATATTAGTCAAGTGCCTGTGGTACTTAAATGGTTAATCATCTTGCACACCTAGTAACAATAACCTAACGTGCATATATAAATGCATTGTCACTTAACACTGGGTATTAGGCTGCTTTGATGGATTAGATTATTACAAAAGtgagattgtaaaaaaagaaaacaagcagGTGATAAACTAACTATTTGAATACAAGACACATTTAAGTGCATACCACATTTCTGCTCCACTTCATCTTCAAACGTCACAGAACTCTTTCTCCTGGAATAGAAAGCTCGAGGCTGTTGAGTACCATCTGAACTGCAGTCTTCAAGCAGCATTACATCAGTACctatgaaagaaaagaaaacaggtAAAGATGGTGCCAAAAAGTTATAGTATTATCAAACCCACTGATCAAATTGCAATCCATAAAATGATATTCACATGACCCAACTATCAAAGTGAATATGGCATTTACACATAAAGCGGTATAATTAAAGAGAAACAGGCATttcatctgtttttttaaaatatgcagataTTCATTTCAAGAACACTGTGAAAACTTCAGCACAAAAAAACAGAGGAAGTGAACGAAAATTACCTGAATCGTTTGAGTAGCTAAAGCCAGTGTTTGTGGTTGTGCTCTGATGATCGGAAACCTTCCCATTTGCTATCAGAGCAGAGAGGTGAGGAGGTAACCCAAGGTCTAATGAGACAAGAATAAACAAACATTAATAGATTAGTCAGTTTACTTCTGGGatttaagaagaaaatgaaaacttatttttaataaacgaCACCAGATGTGTGCAAACATCCACAATTCCAAACAAAGTTTTGTGCAAAGGTAATTTAGTGCAATGAACATAGTCCTACATGGACGaagttgtaaaaataaatgacaccaacaaaagaatttaaaaatacataaaatgttgtCTAAAACACCTTGACTTCTGCTAAAGTAAAGAACAGTCTTGAGCACATTAGAAAACATGTTCACAGACAGGCCTCCATTACCTGTTATTCTATTGGAGATGCTGAACATTCTTGAAGTTCTAGGCTGATGAAACGGATCTCGGTACCGATTCCCAAAGCACATGCTAAGGAGTTCTTTCCGGACAGTTTTATTCCACAGTCCGTAAATGAGCGGATGGCAGATTGCACTTGTAAACGACAGCCAGGTCGCTAAAGTCTCCAGGACCGGAGAAACACTGTTTTTCCCCCATAAGGCCTCAGTGCTTATAACAATCATGTACGGACCCCAGGTAAGGACAAAAGCACCAATGACAACCAAAATGGTTATGAAAGCTTTGCACTGGTTGGCTGAATAAACAATACTTGAAAAGCCATTCTTTCTGCTTCCCGATGAAGAAGTAGAAGTACTTGAATTTTTTCTCCCATTCTTTTGGGAGACGTCTTGGATAATCACAACAGTTCCACAGTGAATTTTGCGAGCTTTTATTCTAGCCACACGGAATATAAAGCCGTAGCAAATCATCATAACGATGAATGGTAAAAAAGCACACCATATTTGCCAAAAGGCAGTGTATCCAGCTTCTTTGTGCCAAGCGGCTACACACATCCATTTAAAGTTATCAAATTCTAAGGAGGACCATCCAAAGAGAGGAGGGAGACAGCCTATAAGCGAATGCAGCCAAACATATGCAATAGCCAGAACCGCCCGGTTCCCAGTAATCTTCATAGGGTAAACCATTGGATAGAGAACAGCATAATACCTGTATTAAGAAAAAGTTAAATACATATCAATTTTAAAAGCGACAATGTTTTCAACTATtgcaaactttttaaaaaacttgTGCAAACAGTTTGTAAATTGTATTTTCCAGCAATAAAGTGTTTTGAAActgacatttaaaatgtatcttttttcagaaatatagaACTAGGAACATTAAAAAAGGGAGTTCAAACTGTATCAGTTCccatatttatctatatattgtaGTGCAATACATGGCACATTTACCAGCAGCCAGTCTTATCGCTGGCTAAGCACACCATGGAGAAGGTATTTCTTTTACatattaaagaatgcatattaaagtactcaaggTAACTTAATTTGTATTATTCTTTGTTAAGGTTAACTGGGACATTAAAGAAATGCAAAGTAGTAGTACTCCAAAAGGTTTgatagagaaaaaaagatgcAGTCCTTAGTACACAGATTCAATTTATAAAGCATAATCTATGAGTTTTGAAAAATTGGACAAATAACATCTACAGCTGAAAATAGGCCATGTGGATAACTTGAGCACAAGAAATCACTGcttaaacataacataatacatTCCGAACATGCAAAAGAAGGAATCAGCACAgagtatgtattaataaagaaCAAATATGCATTAGCAATTTATTTAAGATGTAGTCAACAGTTTTTGGAAGTAGACAATGAGAGGGGCAAATGAATGAGAGGGGCAAATGAATGAGAGGGGCAAATGAATGAGATTCAATTTTAAAGAGACTAAGTTTTAGGATTCATGCAGacatacatttagaaaaaaagagacgAGGCATGATCACAGAGAGATGAAGCGGGAAAAAAAGGCCATGGTGGGCTCATGCTTTCAAAGAGGGGGAGTTAGACTGCATTTCTGAAAGTAACAGAAAATAAAGTCAGAGGCCACAGAGCTAGTAGGGATGTTGAAAATTACCAGGGATGATAGACATCAGTTGAGAGAGAAAATGAGGCTTTCATTGAGGTAAATTTGCCCTCACAATGTTACATATGTGGAGGTTGATGCATTTAGGGTAAGCCAGGGATCAACATTTTACAGAAGTTATGCTCAAATTTCAATGAAAGGGTGAGGGGGGTGTACATAACAAATTACACTAAACAGGTTTTAAATTATCCATGTAGCTCTAGCTTAAATATTCAATAGATGGGCATAAGTCCAGGTTCTTGTTATAAAAGGAATGAAAGTTTGCATCCACGGGAAATGGCATCATGCTATCTCCATAGCATCTCTGTAAAAGTACCATCAACAAATCATTATACAGcaaggaaaagagggcaaatctgttatctatataaataagaaaacaaaaacttaCCGATCAATAGCTATAATCCCTAAAGTAAGCATGCTTGCGGAACTGATCAACATGTAAAGTAACGCAGAAAAATTGCACCAAACTACTCCAAAAATCCATTCTCTCAATATTGAGCTAACAATTACAAACGGCAGGACTAACATAGAAAGGAGGAGGTTGGAAAGCGTCAGACTAAACACAAACTTATTGCTAAGTGAGAGCAGATAGGATTTCTTGTATAGGGTAACCACTATGACAAGGTTTCCCAAACATATTAGAATATCAATAATTATTATAGCAATGGACTCCGCTACTATGGTCGCTCCGTTTTCCTCTTCGTTGTCAGGTCCCACAGCCTTTCCATCAGTAGAGTTGATGTTCATTGTAATTCACATGGCTATTCAATTTGAAGCAGGCTGGAAACCtgaaattgtaatttaaaaaaaaatttaattggaGAATACAAAGTGATATATTCACAGTTTGCCAGGCAGATTTATGCAGTGAGCTGTAACAGCCAATTCAATCTAATGAGGTATGTCTCCATGATGCATTGTGGGTAATTTATGAGGGGATTTTTGGGatcacaaaaaaaagcattctaAACACGTGTTTAATTATACTTACCTATGTGCTTTCGTCATACATATGTAAATTACATCATAATATACGCTCAAGATTTTTGCCTCTTTTCCTGTCAAACTACTGGACCCTGCATACAAAACTTCAGAAACTGATCATTTCCACTTCCTTTCTCTACATAGCTCACGTTAGTTAACATATTTTCCATGCACATAAAAGTTCAgtgaaaaacatataaaacgtACATAGCGCGGGTACCGTCAGAAGTGAAGTCGCCAGACGCATCGCACCGAACGGGGGAACGCCGCAATGTATACACCCGCAGGGTGTTCTCATAAACGGAAACATACGATACAAACCAAATTAACAAAACGGAACTCCCGCCTATTGTATTACTGGGAGCAGGGGCGAGCACACAGACCTGGAAAGCCTATACCCCTGGCCAGATTCCATGTTTTGCCTATTGCGCATGCGCACGACAACTGTGCTCGAGTAAAGGATGCGCGACGCCGCAGATTAGTGATGTCATCAGTTGACCACGCCCTCAATAGACTAATGTAGAGTTAGTGGTAGCGGCCCGCCGAGTCTGCACCGATTCGTAGCTTGCTacccaagtgtccctttttcctcctaGATTATCATTCTTTTCTATGAATTTAGAAGTGAGGGTGGGGTATAAATTAATCAGTGTTCTCCAGCCCTAGAAGTACTGTAATAGTAACGTGTACGGAGACTGAAATGAAACTGTGAAACTAAATGGTTCActcattacttttattttgtaatatttgattttattaaatcCTTTAATTTTTTCCTCATCGGCAAAATGAGTACACATCAAGACAAAGAATCTACACCGCAGCATCCGGTGATATTAGGTGCGCTCGATACAATGGGAAACGGGTGACTGAAGTATATAATGCCCCTACATAAATGCCCATATATGCCCCTACATAAATACACCAGATGGTCTAGATCGGAGGATATGGGTAGCGGAATGGCTACATGGAAATTGTCATAAAGCACGAATAATCATCAAAAAGTATTAATCTGCCCTTCCAGATTAGCGAAACACAGCCAAGAcatgttcatttcactacatgACAGCACACAGGAGAGGGCACACggaaaataaagggttaaattcactAGTGTATAGGGTTTGTATACTAACAAAGTTTAGAtagaaaagatacattttcaccAAAACATACactactttctacaaggtgctggaaacattaaattggtactaaggggcccaaagtgtgccaagaaaatgtcccccaaaccattacaccattacaccagccTGAacagttgatacaaggcaggatggatccatgctttcatgttgtttatgccaaattctgaccctgTCATCTGAATGTagcagctggaattgagactcatcagaccaggcaacgttcttccagtcttccatcgTCCAATTTCGGTGAGCCTgcgcgaattgtagcctcagcttcctgttcttagctgacaggattggcacccggtgtggtctcctgctgctgtagcccatctgcttcagggtttgacgtgttgtgtgttcagaaatggtattctgcataccttggttgtaacgagttgttatttgagttactgttagCTTTCTGTCATcacgaaccagtctgcccattctcctctgacatcaacaaggcattttttcgtccacacaactgctgctcactggatattttctctttttcgtaCCATTCTCTGTAAGCCCTACAGATgattgtgcgtgaaaatcccagtagatcagcttTTTCTGaaatgtgagtgtatatacacattagAACCTCTGTAGATCCATACTGTTTGTCTCTGACAGTACCTTTTCTAGGCATAGTTCATCTTTCATGCCCTTTTGCTTGTGCTATTCCTCCTGTTCCCAGTCAAAGCCAACAAGAGGGCCAGTTGTGAGATCACCATTTGGTCAGGGTGTTTGTAACTCGACTGGGACACCACTCATGTCATATTGCACCACAGGGTTTCGTTGGGAGTGTTTGATCTGTGTTTATAGACAGTTCCGTTAGGGTACCGACTTCACTACAGTCCCCTGGCTCACATTCTTAAGAAATAAGACATGTGGCGGGTAAAACATCCCTTACAATGTGTCATGCAGTGACGATAAAATAGCCCTAATCAGATTACAAATAAGAAGATTTTACATGTCTAGTAAACACTACCTGACAGCCACACATTCACTCTTCCATAACACTGGGTAGTTACTGAGCTGTTCTTTCTCACCAGATATATTTGAATatggatttaatatttttaaaaagtagccCCCTtactaatgttttgtttttatcttaaTGGACATGGTAATGAACACACGTGAGTATATGTTTTCATTGTTTAATGTTGTTTACACTGCTAGAGATGAAAGGGAATGTAAGAACTGGTATGGGAATGAGAGGTTACACCAAAacaaagtatatttattttaggaacTGGatccaaaaaaatcaaatctaaaCACTGgattaaagtttattttaaacttttattatttttgttttgtttgtgtgtagTTCAGTATgaccttattaaccccttaagggccaggctgttttttactttttgtaccctttgggaccgaggtttccacacttttgcggtgctcctgtttagatgtaattttctcctcactcatttaggttatatattgtttttttcaggacaagaagggctttcttcagaggATTTTtggatcatattatctaatttactatagataaaataaaatatgatgaaaatttaaagaaaaaacacttttatttgaaaaatcttttactcatccaaaaaaagctaatgaaaaaactgctaaatagattctactatttgtcctgagtttagaaatacccagtgcTTTTTTCTctaagttattgggcaataagtacaagtagcattttgctatttcaaaactgttTTATTCCAAAGcaggtcattctgccccatgtgccatttcgggtatctttgaagccggccaatgcaatttaccccatcaaaccatgtttttgaaaactagacaccccaaggtatttcaaatgctagtattttaacactttccatgcatgatATTCTACcaccaaagtttgtggtagtaatttttttttcacacaaattgtacttcaggtataaatgtatagctccaggtatacgtcactctCAAAcagcaccccaatatgtgttcagcaacatctcccgagtacagtcatacccctaTGCacgggtttgtcgggttgtttgggaggttaaacaccacatttaggaagtgtgcattttttaaacttggaacttttacatctggttctactgccctatgtcctaatagggccatctttgaagccggctaattcaatttaccccatcaaagttgtagaggctaatacagaaagggattttaaacatgcaggggataggcataaagctttAAATTGGTTAGATGAAGggatatgaaaaatatatgtaaaaaaaaaaaaaaacagagaaaaaaaatccatagccCATTATCCCCTATGGGCTCTAGTACCAATACATTACTGCAATGAGTGCAGATTCTTTACTGATCTTTGCACCACTTGTTTTCGGTTAGTGGAGTGAATGTGTTTCATGGGTCTTAATGTGGACCAGTTATTGtgccacatacagtatatgccacaggtgccaaatactctaggtacgcccctgcatcgtgtggcagtcagacccaatggctgtgcctcagctctttgtcccacatcttaaaaggggtgggatgaagagctgaggcacggccattgagcggtgcggtgcgtgcacgccggccgctttaatttcattaggcgccggtggagtgactgccacacaacggccgctttcaatatcgctcgcagccgctttggtggtaaatgggccagttgactagacttgccccccaggccttaggcttcCGGCCCTCCCCTGGACACTGTGacctctatgcaagtctgtggggacatgcatagagatcacagtgtgatcgatGCAGagggatcgcggggaggagagtgagaaaccgtctctcaccctcctcccatgctgaaaaaacgaaaaggagaagaaaaaaaaggttagtgctttaaaaaaaaaatcactaatataatacaataaataataattaaaaaaaataaataaagtgagctaagtgatgtcattgtgacatcactggcattaataacatgttcaagaggtccctaagatgACTTCTaacctttttgtttaaaaaaaaatataaaaaaaatacaaaaacaaaatacaaaaatatataaaagctaataataataaaaaaagaaaaacaaaccttacatcccattgccctaacacaacatctacccagtataaccctcctgcccccattcacaacccccaaacccgttaagccataagcctAAAAATTCtcaaataatgtacaccttctagtatgttccctataagtgctgggaaaatCTATATGAATTCGGTATGTCtgatttttttggtgtatttttcaaattttcgctagtttttacttaatttctcattctaaattttcagcttatcatctaactatggtatcaaaagaaagctctatctctccttgaaaaaacaatatatatataatatatatattatataatgtataatcgctgaaccgcaaaaatggcaaaattgctcctggacttgaggtaccaaaaacccctggaattgaaggggttaatataatcctcacagaaaaaaaaatttcgtCACCAGTAAGAAACAATCAACTTCACGTTCCTAGAACAACCACTAAACCAGAAGGTCTATTTCCTGTCAGTCAGCTCATGTTTAACCAATCAAAATTGAGCTGTCATAACCAATGCGAGCCCAGCACTTGCGGGACTTGTGCGATCACATGACCTGCTGCTTGCTGCTACACCAGGAAGTGGCCTGCGGGTTCCATGGCTGCAGGTATTAGTTTGtgtttacatatatgtatgGCTTTAAACATACATGTCCGTGTGGGGTTATATGAGACCCTTCATATTTAACGTGTAATGTTTCAATAAGTGCACGTAGACAGAAACGTAATATTGAGGAATAGCTCGCACAAAGCAGAATGTCCATATGTTGGCTTAGAATTGAGATTAATAAAGACAATTTAAGTTTAACGTGAATCTTTATCAGCAGTGCTgtcatatactttttttgtgtaaatggtAATACATCCCTTAATTATGAAATACTTAAGATATTTAATTcagaatatatcatatatagacataatataaaataaatggttgTATGAATCCtgaattgtgtgtatatatatatatatatatatatatatatatatatatatatatagttcaggACTCAAACAGATAAGGAACCACTGCCTGATAGATATTGATAGCAAGAGAATGATACATTTGGCAGTATGCagcaataaattaatatatttcccATATTTTCCATCTAAAATTTCCAGAAAGTTTGGCTTCATAGAGAATAAAaccaggaaaaaaacatttaagggaaaaaataaataggggggtttttttttgcccctttcCACAATATCACTGATGGTGGTGCTAAGATAAGATGACGTATGTCTGCATCATACAAAACAGAATCAAATGgaaatgttgtctttttttattctttcatttacCTCTGGATTGCCATTTTTAACAGGATCTGCCCGGTCTCTATATTACTCTGTGCCCTAAGATCaaggtcttcttttttttttctttttaaatgtgaattttCCTTCTTGTAACAGAAGCAAAAGAAACCGAGGAACTGTCAAAACACTCCAACGATTCAGAGGTAACTTCTTAACCATCTTAAACAATCTTAGAATATCTTTGTGGAGAATCAAACATTGCTTCAGTATATACAGTGTCATACATGACTTAAACATGTTAATCGCATGCTATAATGATAATACACGCATGCACACATATCCATGCTGCAATATTACTTACTGGCGTTTACTAACAACATTCTAATCACttttattaaccatttcctTGCACCATTCTAAACCCACACCTTATAGTAAGATATTTGCTATTTTAAATACCCTGTTTGAGTTacgtataaaaagtgattctggtgtatAGTTTGAGTAGTAGTCTTATAATCATATCCACCAATAGAATGAACCAGTCGGAAGGAAGCGtacattggtttctatggtaatAAGATCACTTTTGCaaatagttaaaaacaaaacaaaacaaaacaaaaacacacattgatTGGTGTCTGTTTATTCACAAATAATGACTTATGTGTATTTACACATCAAATTTGTTGGTTTTATAGGATTCTGATTCCAGCGAAGACAGCAGCAGTACATCAGAAAGTAAGCTACTGATTGAGTGTTAAGAGTGATGCTTCTGGTGTCAGGGAAAAGTTTAGTAAGGATGAAAAAAGGTTTATACCCCTTCATGGCATACTCGtggcattattattttactatggCGTATCCTTGGGTAATTACTGGATATTTATATTcaagaataaaaattaatttttacccACATATGCGTTATAAAGGATGCCTC
This sequence is a window from Spea bombifrons isolate aSpeBom1 chromosome 2, aSpeBom1.2.pri, whole genome shotgun sequence. Protein-coding genes within it:
- the GPR161 gene encoding G-protein coupled receptor 161 — encoded protein: MNINSTDGKAVGPDNEEENGATIVAESIAIIIIDILICLGNLVIVVTLYKKSYLLSLSNKFVFSLTLSNLLLSMLVLPFVIVSSILREWIFGVVWCNFSALLYMLISSASMLTLGIIAIDRYYAVLYPMVYPMKITGNRAVLAIAYVWLHSLIGCLPPLFGWSSLEFDNFKWMCVAAWHKEAGYTAFWQIWCAFLPFIVMMICYGFIFRVARIKARKIHCGTVVIIQDVSQKNGRKNSSTSTSSSGSRKNGFSSIVYSANQCKAFITILVVIGAFVLTWGPYMIVISTEALWGKNSVSPVLETLATWLSFTSAICHPLIYGLWNKTVRKELLSMCFGNRYRDPFHQPRTSRMFSISNRITDLGLPPHLSALIANGKVSDHQSTTTNTGFSYSNDSGTDVMLLEDCSSDGTQQPRAFYSRRKSSVTFEDEVEQKCDVHPVPTEKSISDCPLESYASCLAKAIEMDAKISLFGKEAAHVSSAFPATSGNTGVLKTGRNHVIQKPILQSIDEVNL